In Trichoderma atroviride chromosome 2, complete sequence, one DNA window encodes the following:
- a CDS encoding uncharacterized protein (EggNog:ENOG41), with amino-acid sequence MSTSAPAADISENTSPRMSARDQLSAMYAVDTDRISNENALHHHHHTLTRSSERERERQSSVVLPRWQPDGEVTYCPICRTQFSIFVRKHHCRKCGRVVCNSCSPHRIIIPHQFIVRAPGSDVPLPPALFFDSSGGGYVDMNGLSGGERVRLCNPCVPDPNTAPPQSPGSPGLSPRTARRRSRNSTGSGYPPSPSVNNRYGGVFAAGQSNDPYQFYTSRTRSITMDPTGQRAGAASSSSSSRRRSSANYEVSSLNRLLAAGPSPFNMQNQHHIHRRRLTGEPGSSSRQRALPLPPQIAEEDECPICHLELPSRELPNFEALRESHITTCIQSHSTYGSPRAAADSATPPPPPRRTGMYTYPATEKDCVDDAECTICLEEFTVGISMARLECLCRFHRSCISAWFVNHPGRCPVHQHDGFGY; translated from the exons ATGTCTACCAGCGCGCCAGCTGCGGATATATCAGAGAACACCTCGCCCAGGATGTCCGCACGGGACCAGCTATCAGCCATGTATGCTGTCGATACGGATAGAATATCGAATGAGAACGCTctacaccaccaccaccacactTTGACAAGATCGTCTGAACGTGAGCGCGAACGCCAGTCATCGGTTGTTCTTCCTAGGTGGCAACCCGATGGCGAAGTGACTTACTGTCCTATATGTCGTACTCAGTTCAGCATCTTTGTGCGCAAACACCACTGCAG AAAATGCGGGAGAGTTGTTTGCAACTCTTGCTCTCCTCACAGGATCATCATTCCGCACCAGTTCATCGTCCGGGCACCTGGCTCCGATGTGCCACTTCCCCCAGCACTGTTTTTCGACAGCTCAGGTGGTGGTTATGTTGACATGAATGGACTCTCCGGGGGCGAGCGAGTGCGTCTCTGCAACCCATGCGTTCCTGATCCCAATACAGCGCCTCCGCAAAGCCCCGGCTCTCCCGGTTTGTCACCACGTACGGCACGACGCAGGTCTCGGAATAGCACGGGCAGCGGATATCCACCTTCGCCTTCTGTGAACAATCGATACGGGGGAGTGTTTGCAGCTGGTCAGAGTAATGATCCTTACCAATTCTACACCTCCAGGACAAGGAGCATCACAATG GATCCTACCGGACAGAGAGCAGGAGCtgcttcatcctcgtcatcctcacgCCGGCGCAGCAGTGCCAACTATGAGGTATCATCCTTGAATCGCCTGCTGGCCGCTGGACCATCGCCCTTTAATATGCAGAACCAGCACCATATTCATCGACGGCGTTTGACTGGAGAGCCGGGCTCGTCATCTCGGCAGAGGGCGctgcctctccctccccaaATTGCAGAGGAGGATGAGTGTCCCATCTGCCATCTGGAGCTGCCATCTAGAGAACTGCCCAACTTTGAAGCCTTACGAGAGTCACATATCACCACATGTATCCAATCTCATAGCACCTACGGCAGCCCtcgcgcagcagcagacagCGCCACACCACCTCCTCCCCCGCGGCGCACCGGCATGTACACGTATCCCGCAACGGAGAAAGACTGTGTCGATGACGCAGAGTGCACTATTTGTCTAGAAGAGTTTACGGTTGGCATTTCGATGGCGCGACTCGAATGTCTTTGTAGATTTCACCGATCTTGTATTTCAGCCTGGTTTGTCAATCACCCGGGAAGATGCCCGGTGCATCAGCATGACGGGTTCGGGTACTAG